Proteins encoded by one window of Candidatus Sumerlaea chitinivorans:
- a CDS encoding Outer membrane protein: MSSKLHTLWITCALILLAIAVGGRFARCDSRRSAQPARIATASHEFTSSPVTEERFRESFSPKRNERSPRYPTALATEIERPIAQSDDTVEEQQPTTFPATRVVLRAKVIDRRSGAPVPWVRVAASRWETTHPAYVAYAPASLAAAGAIFASDQQGNLQISNVPAPGMVTLRLAARGYEEAEVGPLYLPESSPLHEAVFLLARHPNIVGRVVYAGSRKPAGGVRVEARGEASVFRTRVITATTAPNGHFELVDVPSGRTHLVFTPPAGAPYLLDVSVSPGEENNLGEIELPAHGARVVGWVVRGTTNQPVTSATVYLHPNPPLEGESRRTETDGQGRFAFFDLSNGPYTIELAQGAGPADSAGQMPSLAPRTQLVRPLMLASGEEREVVLRVGEVTARGRLLRGTTPAAGTLYFSRGAAGLGVTRVAHVGPDGQYELQGLDSGAWLVTLRGNRGEYARESVVIPSVSVWERDFSLPEGRVVGRVLTEDSTPAAGASVECSLVYDHPYQDFMDPHVVRSRTKSDGSFALGPLPPGTYTVRASHPTLGFGNSDLITVPQVGDSAPTEIVLHAARPATLRSVALSFETGQPIREAFLVLYDAAGRLGRTATRNDAGVATLEGLAPGTYRVHVSASGYSSDEQEIPLREGEIREIVSVLGIRGALRVFAEDTTGRPLPRTRIVVRPVGSAALDTVREGTTDEGGLWITRALIPGTVEVEAFFPDGGSTKLSTTIRPRETTEVTIRPRR, from the coding sequence ATGAGCTCGAAACTTCATACTTTGTGGATTACCTGTGCGCTCATCCTTCTTGCGATCGCCGTCGGTGGGCGCTTCGCACGGTGCGACTCACGTCGCTCTGCTCAGCCGGCCCGAATAGCCACCGCGAGCCATGAGTTTACGTCGAGCCCCGTGACAGAGGAAAGATTCCGCGAGTCGTTTTCCCCAAAACGCAACGAGCGCTCGCCACGCTACCCCACTGCGTTAGCAACTGAGATCGAGCGGCCGATAGCGCAAAGCGACGATACCGTGGAAGAGCAACAGCCAACCACCTTTCCAGCCACACGAGTTGTCCTACGTGCAAAGGTGATTGACCGCCGAAGTGGCGCCCCTGTTCCGTGGGTTCGCGTCGCTGCATCTCGCTGGGAAACTACCCATCCAGCCTATGTGGCCTATGCACCCGCCTCGCTTGCGGCAGCGGGCGCGATCTTCGCTTCTGATCAGCAAGGAAATCTGCAGATTTCGAACGTTCCCGCGCCGGGCATGGTTACTCTTCGACTTGCGGCTCGCGGATATGAAGAAGCTGAAGTTGGGCCCTTATATCTGCCGGAATCCTCCCCCCTCCATGAAGCGGTATTTCTATTGGCGCGCCATCCAAACATTGTGGGTCGCGTGGTCTATGCTGGGAGTCGCAAGCCCGCAGGGGGAGTGCGAGTCGAAGCGCGCGGTGAGGCCAGCGTTTTTCGCACCCGCGTCATCACGGCGACGACGGCCCCGAATGGGCACTTCGAACTCGTGGATGTCCCTTCTGGCCGCACGCATCTTGTGTTTACTCCACCCGCCGGAGCCCCTTATCTCTTGGACGTCTCGGTAAGTCCGGGAGAGGAGAATAACCTCGGCGAGATCGAGCTTCCCGCGCATGGGGCTCGAGTGGTAGGATGGGTGGTACGGGGCACGACAAACCAGCCGGTGACCAGCGCCACGGTTTATCTCCATCCGAACCCCCCGCTGGAGGGAGAATCTCGGCGAACAGAAACGGACGGACAGGGCAGATTCGCGTTCTTTGATCTTTCCAATGGACCCTACACCATCGAATTGGCGCAAGGAGCAGGCCCCGCCGATTCGGCTGGACAAATGCCGAGTCTTGCGCCTCGCACGCAGCTCGTGCGCCCGCTCATGTTAGCTTCCGGTGAGGAGCGCGAAGTGGTTCTTCGGGTGGGTGAAGTGACGGCGCGCGGCCGACTGCTTCGCGGGACGACTCCCGCTGCTGGCACCCTCTACTTTTCACGCGGAGCGGCTGGGCTGGGCGTGACTCGCGTCGCGCATGTTGGTCCCGACGGCCAGTACGAATTGCAAGGACTTGACTCTGGCGCGTGGCTTGTGACGCTCCGGGGCAATCGCGGTGAATATGCGCGCGAAAGTGTCGTCATTCCCTCCGTCTCCGTGTGGGAACGGGATTTTTCTCTCCCCGAAGGACGGGTTGTGGGGCGCGTGCTGACAGAAGACTCGACGCCGGCTGCAGGGGCCAGTGTCGAGTGCAGCCTTGTGTACGACCATCCATACCAAGACTTCATGGACCCGCACGTAGTCAGGAGCCGCACCAAGAGCGATGGATCCTTTGCGCTGGGACCTTTGCCGCCGGGCACGTACACGGTTCGGGCTTCTCACCCCACCTTGGGCTTTGGAAACTCAGACCTGATTACGGTTCCCCAAGTAGGCGATTCCGCGCCCACCGAAATCGTACTTCATGCTGCTCGCCCCGCGACACTGCGCTCGGTGGCCCTTAGCTTCGAAACCGGCCAGCCGATCCGCGAGGCCTTCCTCGTGCTCTATGACGCGGCAGGGCGCCTTGGGCGGACTGCTACCCGCAATGATGCGGGAGTCGCTACTTTGGAGGGCCTTGCTCCCGGCACCTATCGCGTGCATGTCAGCGCCTCAGGCTATTCCTCGGACGAGCAAGAAATCCCCCTACGCGAAGGGGAGATTCGGGAAATTGTGTCAGTACTCGGCATTCGCGGGGCCCTTCGGGTATTCGCCGAGGACACTACGGGCAGGCCTCTCCCACGGACGCGAATAGTGGTTCGGCCAGTCGGCTCAGCGGCACTCGACACCGTGCGCGAAGGGACAACCGATGAAGGCGGTCTATGGATCACTCGAGCGCTTATCCCCGGCACAGTGGAGGTTGAAGCGTTCTTTCCCGATGGAGGCTCGACAAAACTCAGCACGACCATTCGACCACGCGAAACAACGGAGGTCACCATCCGTCCCCGTCGGTAA
- a CDS encoding Spore maturation protein A, whose product MAKGSGASWFGVFMRWLLTMNTVWGLMIITSFVVTVYRQYSPKTALVPDEAWLEGPNRLVVKIVGKDDKPVETVFSVVRRGNSIDVPPASANSEVTSGTSEPMATLQRVDSVAGGFKVVWQSYAAGKYTLELNNKPVASGTLVNLQALTDAAFDYAKKAFELGLGLVSTMVLFLGLMKVGEDAGLVQFVARLMRPLIRRLFPDVPPEHPAVGAIIMNFTTAILGLGNAATPFGLKAMTELQSLNKHKHVASDAMVVLLAWNTAGFAIIPTSMLAVRKAAGCANVLEIIGPCMVAGLASTITGLVCAKLLARLPMFSVEAALAEDGEPQPAEPSSTGDTQQSSEGGDSASAAGSTAEETTDRSSTQKGA is encoded by the coding sequence ATGGCAAAAGGTAGCGGAGCTTCGTGGTTTGGGGTCTTTATGCGGTGGCTCCTGACCATGAACACTGTCTGGGGCCTGATGATTATTACCTCGTTTGTGGTCACCGTCTATCGCCAGTATTCGCCAAAGACGGCGCTTGTCCCAGACGAAGCGTGGCTGGAAGGACCCAACCGCTTGGTGGTGAAAATCGTCGGCAAGGACGATAAACCCGTCGAAACAGTCTTTAGTGTCGTGCGGCGTGGAAACTCGATTGACGTACCCCCAGCGTCCGCGAATAGCGAGGTGACCTCGGGCACCAGCGAGCCGATGGCTACCTTGCAGCGCGTTGACTCAGTTGCCGGCGGCTTTAAGGTCGTATGGCAAAGTTACGCGGCGGGCAAGTATACCTTAGAGTTGAACAATAAGCCGGTGGCGAGTGGGACGTTGGTCAATCTGCAGGCCCTAACCGACGCTGCTTTCGATTACGCCAAGAAGGCCTTCGAGCTTGGCTTAGGCCTGGTCTCCACCATGGTGCTTTTTCTGGGACTTATGAAGGTTGGCGAGGATGCCGGCCTCGTGCAGTTTGTGGCTCGGCTCATGCGCCCGCTTATTCGGCGGCTGTTTCCAGACGTACCTCCCGAGCATCCCGCCGTGGGTGCGATCATCATGAACTTCACCACGGCTATTTTGGGGCTGGGCAACGCGGCTACACCGTTTGGGCTCAAAGCGATGACAGAACTGCAGTCCCTCAACAAGCATAAGCATGTAGCTTCGGACGCAATGGTGGTGTTGCTGGCATGGAATACGGCAGGTTTTGCCATCATCCCGACAAGCATGCTCGCCGTGCGCAAAGCTGCTGGCTGTGCAAATGTTCTGGAAATCATTGGGCCCTGCATGGTCGCGGGGCTGGCCTCCACGATCACGGGTCTTGTGTGTGCAAAGCTTCTTGCCCGGTTGCCTATGTTCAGTGTCGAGGCCGCTCTTGCCGAGGACGGCGAACCACAACCAGCCGAACCATCTTCAACGGGCGACACTCAACAAAGCAGTGAGGGGGGCGATTCAGCAAGCGCTGCAGGCAGCACCGCGGAAGAAACTACTGATCGCAGCTCAACTCAGAAAGGAGCGTGA
- a CDS encoding Spore maturation protein B — MADLFTDVMRTISIFTIPILIFGIVVLGMLRNVKVYESFVTGGKEGFDIFLRILPYLVAVFVAIGMFRASGALDALSELLKPLVAKVGMPPEVLPVALMRPLSGSGSMGLASEIIKAKPNSFEAFVASNVFGSTDTTFYVIAVYFGAVGIRKIRHAMVAGLVADLVGILVAVAVSHAVWGK, encoded by the coding sequence ATGGCCGACCTTTTCACCGACGTCATGCGCACCATCTCGATCTTTACTATCCCCATCCTAATCTTTGGCATCGTTGTCTTGGGGATGCTGCGTAATGTAAAGGTGTACGAAAGTTTCGTCACTGGCGGTAAAGAAGGGTTCGATATTTTTCTCCGCATCCTTCCCTACCTTGTGGCTGTGTTTGTGGCGATTGGCATGTTCCGCGCTTCCGGAGCCCTTGATGCGCTTTCCGAGCTTCTCAAACCCCTCGTTGCGAAGGTCGGTATGCCTCCCGAAGTCTTGCCGGTGGCTCTGATGCGGCCGTTGTCCGGGTCCGGCTCGATGGGCTTAGCCTCGGAGATCATCAAGGCAAAGCCGAATTCATTCGAGGCGTTTGTGGCCTCGAACGTATTTGGCAGCACGGACACCACCTTCTACGTGATCGCCGTTTACTTCGGGGCCGTTGGCATCCGCAAGATCCGTCACGCGATGGTCGCTGGACTCGTTGCGGATCTGGTAGGAATTCTCGTCGCAGTGGCGGTCAGCCATGCCGTGTGGGGCAAATAA
- a CDS encoding Amidase enhancer — MTERVAPPQGTIRVQAGEAACEVGEWIRFEPREPESDRAVIHDVIVGVSFHWKHYERQRFRGTVEIRVDNRGQLTAINELPAEAYLFSVNSSEMMSVMPEELLKAQTVAARNTLFATMGKHHYADPFDLCADDHCQCYRGSSRETADSRRVTLATLGEVLVHDGSVCDCRYSKMCGGIIESFDSVWNEDPRGYLIAKTDADPGSDVEQFFPANTEERAAALIAAKPDVWCNTTGEDVPPYLRYSAPYFRWETRLERRELEAHLSKYLGEEIGELVALEPISRGASGRIEYLRVRTKKGEWVIGTVAKQYSIREALSPAFLYSSAFVVDYERTADGEIAAVILRGAGWGHGAGMCQVGATMMAYKGRTYRQILDHYYPNSQIVRLAPAGAEESLAHLVPREESRAGERCFEFYNCYAVATCPVYLQQIELQAEPVAEGAQWRFVQPADVKQQNLAALNITCEFLEFDGTEARPKV, encoded by the coding sequence ATGACAGAGCGAGTGGCACCTCCTCAAGGAACCATCCGGGTTCAGGCGGGTGAGGCCGCCTGCGAAGTGGGCGAGTGGATTCGCTTCGAACCACGTGAACCCGAGTCCGACCGAGCCGTAATCCATGACGTCATCGTGGGGGTAAGCTTCCACTGGAAACACTATGAGCGCCAACGATTCCGCGGGACGGTAGAAATTCGGGTCGACAATCGGGGGCAACTGACGGCGATCAATGAGCTTCCTGCCGAAGCCTACCTCTTCTCGGTGAATTCCTCCGAGATGATGTCCGTGATGCCGGAGGAGCTTCTGAAGGCGCAGACCGTGGCAGCGCGCAATACGCTCTTCGCGACCATGGGCAAGCATCATTACGCGGACCCATTCGACCTGTGTGCGGATGATCATTGCCAGTGCTATCGCGGTTCGTCGCGCGAGACTGCCGACTCGCGTCGCGTGACACTCGCCACACTTGGCGAAGTGCTGGTGCACGACGGGTCCGTATGCGACTGCCGATATTCGAAGATGTGCGGCGGGATTATCGAAAGTTTCGACAGCGTTTGGAATGAAGATCCGCGCGGCTACCTTATTGCAAAAACCGACGCTGATCCCGGGTCCGACGTAGAGCAGTTCTTCCCAGCGAATACGGAAGAGCGTGCCGCGGCTCTGATCGCTGCCAAACCCGACGTCTGGTGTAATACCACGGGCGAGGACGTTCCGCCTTATCTGCGCTACTCTGCCCCTTACTTCCGCTGGGAAACCCGCCTCGAACGCCGGGAGCTCGAAGCCCATCTCTCGAAATACCTTGGCGAAGAAATAGGCGAACTGGTGGCGCTCGAGCCAATCTCGCGCGGTGCTTCTGGTCGAATTGAGTATTTGCGTGTCCGAACAAAGAAGGGCGAATGGGTGATCGGGACGGTAGCCAAACAGTACTCCATCCGCGAAGCCCTGAGCCCAGCGTTTCTCTATAGCTCAGCTTTTGTGGTCGACTATGAACGCACAGCCGATGGGGAGATTGCAGCGGTGATCCTCCGCGGTGCGGGCTGGGGACACGGCGCTGGCATGTGTCAGGTGGGCGCCACCATGATGGCGTACAAAGGCCGCACCTATCGGCAGATTTTGGATCACTACTACCCGAACTCGCAGATTGTGCGTCTCGCGCCAGCGGGAGCCGAAGAGTCGCTGGCTCACCTTGTGCCGCGCGAAGAGTCGCGCGCAGGCGAGCGCTGTTTCGAGTTCTACAACTGCTATGCGGTCGCGACGTGTCCGGTTTACCTGCAGCAAATCGAGCTTCAGGCGGAACCCGTTGCAGAAGGCGCGCAGTGGCGCTTCGTGCAGCCTGCCGATGTCAAACAGCAGAACCTCGCAGCTCTGAATATCACGTGTGAGTTTTTGGAATTTGACGGGACGGAAGCACGTCCAAAGGTGTAA
- a CDS encoding Putative phosphatase YqaB: protein MMIEIPADVRGLIFDCDGTIADTMPLHYQAWLEVLGDDADKFPEALFYELAGMPTADIIRVLNERHGCHLPVAETRQRKSEAFYRRLHEVRPIEPVVSLIRECKGKYPLAVATSGTRLSCTRTLEALGLADCFQAVVTVDDVPRGKPEPDLFLEAARRIGVPPEHCMAFEDGDLGLEAARRAGMRAVDIRPLRQASGH from the coding sequence ATGATGATTGAAATTCCCGCCGACGTCCGAGGACTGATCTTCGATTGCGACGGCACGATTGCAGATACGATGCCTCTCCACTATCAGGCTTGGTTGGAGGTGCTGGGCGATGACGCGGATAAGTTCCCCGAAGCCCTTTTCTATGAGCTGGCCGGCATGCCGACCGCGGACATCATTCGCGTGCTGAACGAGCGGCACGGTTGCCATCTCCCCGTCGCGGAAACACGCCAGCGGAAATCCGAAGCGTTTTATCGCCGACTTCATGAAGTTCGTCCCATTGAGCCCGTCGTTTCGCTCATTCGCGAGTGTAAGGGCAAGTACCCTCTGGCCGTGGCGACGAGCGGCACCCGGCTATCGTGTACGCGAACGCTCGAGGCGTTAGGGCTTGCGGACTGTTTTCAAGCGGTCGTGACCGTGGATGATGTGCCTCGCGGCAAGCCAGAACCGGATCTTTTCCTTGAAGCGGCGCGGCGAATTGGCGTTCCGCCCGAGCACTGCATGGCATTTGAAGATGGTGATCTCGGGCTCGAAGCCGCTCGCCGGGCCGGGATGCGGGCCGTGGATATTCGCCCACTGCGGCAAGCGTCAGGACACTGA
- a CDS encoding Muramoyltetrapeptide carboxypeptidase: MARKPRALRLGDRIGIVAPASAPYDESRYERGLDGLRRLGFQPVEAPHVRSRRGFLAGSDEERVADLHAMFADPTIAGIICLRGGYGATRLLPMLDADLIRNNPKILVGYSDITALNLFLLKECDLVSFYGPMAAVEFAVGPTIFTEACFRRMLTVPEPYGPLGLPRGWALRETLQGGVAEGELVGGCLTLVESLIGTPWQVSLRDKIFFFEDIDAEPYQMDRTLTHLLQAGVLDGVKGIAIGECVGCEHQEGRSHYDNCQTLREVLVERLTPLGVPIVYGVPFGHGTEKATIPLGVRARLDGNTGELYIMESAVVE; this comes from the coding sequence ATGGCCCGGAAACCGCGAGCGTTGCGCCTTGGGGATCGAATTGGAATCGTGGCTCCAGCCAGTGCGCCTTACGACGAGAGTCGATATGAGCGAGGTCTGGACGGACTTCGTCGGCTTGGATTTCAGCCTGTCGAAGCTCCTCACGTCCGGAGTCGTCGGGGCTTCCTTGCTGGCTCGGATGAGGAGCGCGTTGCAGACCTTCACGCGATGTTTGCAGATCCAACAATTGCTGGAATCATCTGTTTGCGCGGCGGCTACGGTGCTACGCGCCTGCTCCCAATGCTTGACGCGGACTTGATCCGGAATAACCCGAAAATCCTTGTCGGGTACAGCGACATCACCGCACTTAACCTTTTCTTGCTCAAAGAGTGCGACCTTGTCTCGTTCTATGGTCCCATGGCTGCGGTTGAGTTTGCGGTGGGCCCAACGATTTTCACGGAAGCTTGCTTTCGTCGGATGCTGACGGTTCCCGAGCCTTACGGCCCGTTAGGGCTACCGCGCGGCTGGGCCCTCCGCGAAACCCTTCAGGGGGGGGTTGCGGAAGGCGAGCTGGTTGGTGGGTGCCTGACACTGGTCGAATCGCTTATCGGTACGCCATGGCAAGTTTCGCTGAGGGACAAAATTTTCTTTTTTGAGGATATCGACGCCGAGCCTTATCAGATGGACCGCACTCTGACTCACCTCCTACAGGCGGGAGTGTTGGACGGTGTCAAAGGGATTGCCATCGGAGAGTGTGTGGGGTGCGAGCACCAGGAGGGCCGCTCGCATTACGACAATTGCCAGACGCTTCGCGAAGTCTTGGTGGAGCGCCTAACACCTCTCGGAGTTCCCATTGTGTATGGAGTGCCGTTTGGCCATGGCACCGAAAAGGCCACGATTCCTCTTGGTGTCCGAGCTCGGCTTGACGGCAATACCGGCGAACTTTACATCATGGAGAGCGCGGTGGTGGAGTGA
- a CDS encoding Serine--pyruvate aminotransferase translates to MSHRPPLRFKIATEPEEFEQIHRLNYRTFVEEIPQHRPNEDGRLVDRFHEENTYIICLCGTRVVGMLAVRDRRPFSLDLKLPNLDSYLPPAKSICEIRLLAVEPEFRSGQVFRGLAVELARYALSKGYDLGIISGTTRQLKLYRHVGFIPFGPLVGEPGAQFQPMYMTRKEFERITLEVLGKEEILSAARHNGHVANFLPGPVNIREEVREAFSEPPVSHRGEAFIEEFQELKAQLCRIVNARNVEIFVGSGTLANDVIGAQLTLLDKPGLILANGEFGFRLADAAKRFRLNFKVFEAPYGQPFDYRELEKEVEARASELGWLWGVHCETSTGVLNDLGRLKRLGAHHGLKLCMDCISSIGVVPVDVEGLYLASGVSGKGLGSYPGLSMVFYNHEVQPAHQLPRYLDLGYYAAKDGIPFTHSSNLVRALRAALHHFESNPPYEKRASLSAWARERLRQMGFQVLASEECAAPAVITIVLPPAIRSYDVGSQLERAGFLVSYMSEYLLARNWIQICMMGECTKENLEALLDRIALECGVAEAHSPVV, encoded by the coding sequence ATGAGCCATAGGCCACCACTGCGATTCAAAATTGCGACTGAGCCAGAAGAATTTGAGCAGATTCATCGGCTCAACTATCGAACTTTTGTCGAGGAGATCCCCCAACACCGCCCGAATGAGGACGGTCGGCTCGTCGATCGTTTCCATGAGGAGAACACCTACATTATCTGTCTGTGCGGGACTCGAGTTGTTGGCATGCTCGCGGTGAGAGACCGCCGTCCCTTCTCATTGGACCTAAAATTGCCGAATCTCGACTCCTATCTGCCGCCGGCGAAGTCCATTTGCGAGATTCGCTTATTGGCCGTGGAACCTGAGTTCCGAAGTGGGCAGGTGTTTCGCGGGCTTGCCGTAGAATTGGCGCGCTACGCTTTGAGCAAAGGCTACGACTTAGGAATCATTTCCGGAACCACGCGCCAGCTCAAACTTTACCGCCATGTTGGCTTCATTCCGTTTGGGCCCCTTGTGGGGGAACCCGGGGCACAGTTTCAGCCGATGTACATGACGCGAAAGGAGTTTGAGCGGATTACTTTGGAAGTGTTGGGTAAGGAAGAGATTTTGAGTGCGGCACGCCACAATGGCCACGTTGCAAACTTTTTGCCGGGTCCTGTGAACATTCGGGAAGAAGTGCGCGAGGCGTTTTCTGAGCCCCCGGTCTCGCATCGGGGCGAAGCGTTCATCGAAGAGTTTCAAGAGCTTAAGGCGCAGCTTTGCCGCATCGTCAATGCCCGAAATGTCGAGATTTTTGTTGGTTCCGGAACTCTGGCGAACGACGTCATTGGTGCCCAACTGACGCTGCTGGATAAGCCGGGGCTGATCCTTGCGAACGGTGAGTTTGGATTTCGGTTAGCCGATGCCGCCAAACGGTTTAGGCTGAATTTTAAGGTTTTTGAAGCCCCTTATGGCCAACCGTTTGATTATCGCGAACTTGAGAAAGAAGTGGAGGCGCGAGCCTCTGAGCTTGGGTGGTTGTGGGGCGTGCACTGCGAGACATCGACAGGCGTGCTCAATGATTTGGGGCGACTGAAGCGGCTCGGAGCCCACCACGGACTGAAACTTTGTATGGATTGCATTTCCTCGATCGGGGTGGTGCCTGTGGATGTGGAAGGGCTCTATCTGGCCTCGGGAGTCAGTGGCAAGGGATTGGGATCCTACCCGGGCCTATCCATGGTCTTCTACAATCATGAAGTTCAGCCGGCCCATCAGTTGCCGCGGTATTTGGATCTCGGCTACTATGCCGCCAAGGACGGAATTCCGTTCACGCATTCCTCAAACTTAGTGCGGGCGCTCCGTGCGGCGCTTCACCATTTTGAGAGCAATCCGCCTTATGAAAAGCGCGCGAGTTTATCCGCATGGGCGCGAGAGCGGCTTCGCCAAATGGGCTTTCAGGTTCTGGCGTCGGAAGAGTGCGCGGCGCCTGCAGTCATCACCATCGTTTTGCCTCCGGCGATTCGATCTTATGATGTCGGGAGCCAGCTTGAGCGCGCGGGGTTCCTCGTAAGCTACATGAGCGAGTACCTGCTGGCTCGTAACTGGATCCAAATTTGCATGATGGGCGAGTGCACAAAAGAGAACCTCGAAGCGCTGCTGGACCGTATTGCACTCGAGTGCGGTGTCGCGGAGGCGCATTCACCTGTCGTGTAA
- a CDS encoding Fe-S oxidoreductase, with protein sequence MRIMRTSLAVLIAMTVFLVGWLPRPVRAEEFLLPDAQELATLPPEALTFYAQGIKALDHINYEAAYESLSKAAVLQPNAVRLNLIVAALALKFGRSKKADEAKEYYETAIASYQNILQVRGLDPILRRNVQNRLKIAIEERDNLSQRDAQREGKGGLFIQKYNRELVEAKATPKPTPAAPAVPGAPGMPALPGAVPVQAPYGQPQPGVAQIPALPQAPAYPGAETPAPALQPGAATAVGIDVPPAEPGMPAPQPMPGQPGGMPGLPPLPGAGGQPAAPAGQPPLI encoded by the coding sequence GTGCGAATCATGCGCACGAGTTTGGCAGTGCTTATTGCAATGACGGTCTTTCTGGTGGGGTGGCTCCCCCGCCCAGTGAGAGCCGAGGAGTTCCTCCTGCCCGATGCTCAGGAACTGGCAACGCTACCTCCGGAAGCTCTCACGTTCTATGCGCAAGGCATCAAAGCATTGGATCACATTAACTACGAAGCAGCTTACGAGTCGCTTTCAAAAGCCGCGGTTCTTCAGCCCAATGCTGTGCGGCTCAATCTCATTGTCGCGGCCTTGGCGCTCAAGTTTGGGCGCTCGAAAAAAGCGGACGAGGCCAAGGAGTACTACGAGACGGCAATAGCGTCGTACCAAAACATTCTTCAGGTGCGTGGGTTGGATCCGATCCTGCGGCGGAATGTCCAAAACCGACTCAAAATTGCTATTGAGGAACGCGACAACCTTTCTCAGCGCGATGCGCAGCGCGAGGGGAAAGGTGGGCTGTTTATCCAGAAGTACAACCGGGAACTCGTGGAGGCAAAGGCTACGCCGAAGCCGACACCCGCAGCACCGGCGGTTCCGGGAGCCCCTGGTATGCCTGCGTTGCCCGGTGCCGTGCCAGTTCAGGCTCCGTATGGTCAGCCCCAACCCGGCGTGGCCCAGATCCCAGCGCTGCCGCAGGCTCCGGCTTATCCGGGAGCTGAGACTCCTGCCCCCGCGCTACAGCCCGGCGCGGCAACGGCGGTCGGAATTGATGTGCCGCCTGCAGAGCCTGGCATGCCCGCCCCGCAACCGATGCCGGGGCAGCCGGGGGGAATGCCTGGTCTTCCGCCGCTGCCGGGGGCTGGAGGGCAACCTGCTGCTCCAGCTGGCCAGCCCCCTCTCATTTAG
- a CDS encoding Glucokinase — MLTLGIDLGGTDTKYGLVDFSGRIVREAVHPTEAHLGFEKVMELVAIHARELIGTERVTAVGMGVPGPMSSRTGVVFEAPNLPGWNHVPVRDVLERALGLPVVVHNDANAAAYGEFWAGAGRGCENMILFSLGTGVGGGIILRGELYTGPDDTAGELGHMCINFEGPPCNCGSRGCLEAYASATAIRRVVREAIASGRLTRIRIPEGKENSFGAKIVYEAALEGDPLAIEVLQNVGIALGIAAGSIINIFNPERIVYSGALTGAGEFIFGPLRKYATSHAFRRPAERVEILVAKLGSKAGMVGAAGLAMKTRREANNP, encoded by the coding sequence ATGTTGACTCTGGGAATAGATCTGGGTGGCACCGATACGAAGTACGGCCTTGTGGATTTTTCAGGGCGGATTGTGCGAGAGGCTGTACACCCCACCGAGGCACACCTTGGCTTTGAGAAGGTGATGGAGCTTGTTGCCATCCATGCCCGCGAGCTCATCGGCACGGAGAGGGTGACTGCGGTAGGCATGGGTGTGCCGGGCCCGATGAGCAGTCGCACGGGAGTGGTGTTCGAGGCTCCCAATTTGCCGGGGTGGAACCATGTGCCCGTGCGCGATGTCCTCGAGCGAGCCCTTGGTTTGCCGGTCGTCGTGCACAATGATGCGAATGCAGCTGCCTATGGGGAATTCTGGGCAGGTGCAGGCCGTGGATGCGAAAACATGATTCTTTTCTCCTTGGGAACGGGCGTGGGCGGCGGAATCATTTTGCGGGGCGAGCTCTACACCGGGCCCGACGACACCGCGGGCGAACTGGGGCACATGTGCATCAACTTTGAAGGCCCGCCCTGCAATTGTGGGAGCCGGGGTTGTTTGGAAGCCTACGCAAGCGCGACTGCGATTCGGCGCGTCGTGCGTGAAGCCATTGCGAGCGGGCGGTTGACGCGGATCCGGATCCCCGAAGGCAAGGAGAATTCATTCGGCGCGAAAATTGTCTACGAGGCGGCACTTGAGGGAGATCCCCTCGCGATCGAGGTGCTTCAAAATGTTGGAATCGCCTTGGGGATTGCCGCTGGAAGTATCATCAACATCTTTAACCCTGAGCGAATTGTCTATAGCGGGGCGCTGACGGGGGCCGGCGAGTTTATTTTTGGTCCGCTTCGCAAATATGCGACCTCCCACGCGTTTCGGCGACCTGCAGAGCGCGTTGAGATTTTGGTCGCTAAATTGGGTTCAAAGGCCGGCATGGTTGGTGCCGCAGGATTAGCCATGAAAACGCGACGCGAAGCGAACAATCCTTGA